One Caenibius sp. WL genomic window, CGGATCTTTCGTCATCACCCCGTGGGCGTGCGTGTCCATCAATTCGCGGATCGCGGTACGATCCTCCAGCGGCCCTGTGAACGCCATCACGGTTTCCTCCCTTCCAGCCAATCGTTCAGCACTTCGTGGAAGAAGCGCACCCGCGTTTCCTGCGCGGGAAGATAGGCATCGACATAACCGCGCGAATGCATCCCGGCCTGCATCCCTTCGGCCAGTTCCATATCCTGAAACACGATCTGCCCCGCCAGTTCGGGAATGCCCCGCCCGGCATCGAAATCACGGTGTTCGCACAAGTCCGCCTCGCGCAGCGGCCTGGGACCGGCCATCACCGATTCCACTTCGCGCTGCCCTTCCACCGGAAAAGCCATGCACCACAGATCGAAGTAGCATTTTTCCGGATCGTCCGGATGCGGTTCGCTGCGGAAGAACACCAGATTGTCGGGCAGGAAGCTGATCGTCACATTGGGGAAGATCACGGTATGCGGGCTGTCGGTGATCTCTTCATCGTCCATATGCTCGTAGTGGACATAACCGCGTTCCCGCCACAGCCGCCGCTTCGCCGCTTTGAGATCGAGCCATCCTTGCTGGGCGAGTTCTTCGTAAGAGGCATAGCTGTCGGGATCGATATCCCACTGCTGAAGGATCAGTTTGAAAGGGTGCGGGATATTTTCGGGCAGCCGGTCGGACAAGGATGGCCGCATCGGCTGCACCGTGCGCCCATGCCCGGCAGGCCACATTTCATGCCGGGCGGTATCGACATCCTGATCGATCCACGGCGGCACTTGGGGATGGGCCGTGCGCGTGTGGTAGCTCTCGGAGAAATTGTCGGTAACGAATTTCCAGTTGGCGTTGAGCGCGATCCGATACCATGCCACCCGCACAGCGGTATCCATCGGATAGTTGCGGTAAAGCTGCGGC contains:
- a CDS encoding aromatic ring-hydroxylating dioxygenase subunit alpha → MNEFAAVPPPLSGRDPAALRGDRITGDRYYSREFAQKEWDRLWTKIWHIAGRTAELQEAGDYVVHNFMKESVICVRQHDGSVKAFYNSCAHRGMRIVSESSTADTFSCPYHGWRYGLDGVVRFVQDGHDFPQGDPCGKARLKELRCDTWGGFVWYTMAEEGPSLAEYLDPMPQLYRNYPMDTAVRVAWYRIALNANWKFVTDNFSESYHTRTAHPQVPPWIDQDVDTARHEMWPAGHGRTVQPMRPSLSDRLPENIPHPFKLILQQWDIDPDSYASYEELAQQGWLDLKAAKRRLWRERGYVHYEHMDDEEITDSPHTVIFPNVTISFLPDNLVFFRSEPHPDDPEKCYFDLWCMAFPVEGQREVESVMAGPRPLREADLCEHRDFDAGRGIPELAGQIVFQDMELAEGMQAGMHSRGYVDAYLPAQETRVRFFHEVLNDWLEGRKP